Proteins from one Chroococcidiopsis sp. CCMEE 29 genomic window:
- a CDS encoding DUF6761 family protein, translating to MLQDTQTIRYYQKLTDALVEIWNRGYRTDDLRLYLDGYLAALRHSNAIEPYLIHRLEEEASRFLYDPFNFEVPQPEPESGYY from the coding sequence ATGCTACAAGACACTCAAACCATACGCTACTACCAAAAACTTACTGACGCCCTCGTCGAAATATGGAATCGAGGTTATCGAACTGACGATCTTCGGCTTTATTTAGACGGTTACTTAGCTGCCCTGCGGCATAGTAATGCGATCGAACCATATTTAATTCACCGCTTGGAGGAAGAAGCAAGCCGTTTCCTGTACGATCCGTTTAATTTTGAAGTACCCCAACCAGAACCAGAGTCTGGCTATTATTAA
- a CDS encoding sulfotransferase, whose amino-acid sequence MQTSRIKQSIFIVTGMHRSGTSFTASLLQSAGLDIGQRLIEPGPGNIKGFFESVDFVKFHEMVLRSQGLHDIGWTLQEKIDVEQQYIQQAKEIISKSSRSPMWGWKDPRTSLFLDFWVDLLPNANFILIYRSPWEVVDSLYRRGDPIFLEQPELAVKIWMHYNKRILEFYDKFAEQCVLVSIYSIVDRTQAFISGINSKFQVNLVTPAADLYEQSLLQTAVSDVHRPTLVSHYFPQALEIYQQLTAREALSAESPEHDQSWLKKIKSPPESVWAFQDWVNLRHLERQVKSLRGELERSQSQLQQIQAALDSMSSIANTDFSEED is encoded by the coding sequence ATGCAGACTAGCAGGATTAAACAATCCATTTTTATAGTTACTGGAATGCATCGTTCTGGTACATCTTTCACGGCATCCTTACTTCAAAGTGCAGGGTTAGATATTGGTCAAAGACTAATAGAACCAGGTCCAGGTAATATTAAAGGATTCTTTGAGAGTGTTGATTTCGTTAAATTTCATGAAATGGTTTTACGTTCTCAAGGTTTACATGATATTGGGTGGACGTTGCAAGAGAAAATTGATGTTGAACAGCAGTATATACAACAAGCAAAAGAAATTATTTCAAAAAGCTCGCGATCGCCAATGTGGGGATGGAAAGATCCACGTACATCTCTTTTCTTGGATTTTTGGGTAGATTTGCTTCCCAATGCGAATTTCATACTAATTTATCGCTCTCCTTGGGAAGTAGTTGATTCTCTCTACCGTCGAGGCGATCCAATATTTCTCGAACAACCTGAGCTAGCAGTAAAAATATGGATGCACTATAACAAAAGGATTTTAGAGTTTTACGATAAATTCGCCGAGCAGTGTGTTTTGGTTAGTATTTATAGTATAGTTGATCGCACTCAAGCTTTTATTAGTGGCATCAATTCAAAATTTCAAGTTAATTTAGTGACCCCGGCAGCAGATCTTTATGAGCAATCATTATTGCAAACTGCAGTATCGGATGTGCATAGACCCACTTTAGTTAGTCATTACTTTCCTCAGGCGTTGGAGATCTATCAGCAACTCACTGCCAGAGAAGCGCTATCCGCTGAGTCTCCTGAACATGATCAATCCTGGCTGAAAAAAATCAAATCTCCTCCTGAGAGTGTATGGGCTTTTCAAGATTGGGTAAATCTCCGTCATCTGGAAAGACAAGTTAAAAGTTTACGAGGAGAATTGGAGCGATCGCAGTCTCAACTGCAACAAATTCAGGCAGCATTAGATTCGATGTCAAGTATTGCAAATACTGACTTTTCCGAGGAAGATTAA
- the cysC gene encoding adenylyl-sulfate kinase yields MSSCSSLGFTCWLTGLSGSGKSTLAVEIARALDRLSIPCERLDGDIIRTNLSKGLGFSREDRNINVARVGFVCGLLNKYGVSTVVSLISPYQEAREKLRLYLPNFIEVYVGAPLEVCIERDVKGLYKKALAGEIPEFTGISSPYEIPENPHLTLRTHEETIEQCVDRVLEYLYSKGFIPKY; encoded by the coding sequence ATGAGCAGCTGTAGTTCGTTAGGTTTTACATGCTGGTTGACTGGATTGTCTGGCTCAGGCAAGTCAACACTCGCAGTAGAAATTGCTAGAGCTTTGGATAGGCTATCAATTCCGTGCGAGCGTCTAGACGGTGATATCATTCGGACAAACCTTTCTAAGGGTTTAGGTTTTTCTCGCGAAGATAGAAATATCAATGTTGCGAGAGTTGGCTTTGTTTGTGGGCTGTTGAATAAGTATGGTGTAAGTACTGTTGTGTCGTTGATTTCTCCTTACCAAGAGGCTCGTGAAAAACTCAGACTTTATTTGCCAAACTTTATAGAGGTTTATGTCGGTGCACCATTGGAGGTTTGCATAGAAAGGGATGTCAAGGGGTTGTACAAAAAAGCTTTAGCTGGAGAAATTCCTGAGTTTACAGGAATCTCCTCTCCTTACGAAATTCCTGAAAATCCACATTTGACTCTCAGGACTCACGAGGAAACGATAGAGCAGTGCGTTGACAGAGTTTTGGAGTATCTCTACTCTAAAGGCTTCATTCCTAAGTATTAG
- a CDS encoding response regulator transcription factor produces MSSVCIEIVEGNPHLRSLLSWHLQQVGYRVYQAASLYQAREVFLTRQPTLVILDSELADGDGIEFCRWLQRQQQPLILMLSARNTETDIVAGLKAGADDYLTKPFGMQEFLARVEALVRRNRTPVAPAYLDYGNLHIDLVQRRVCFQGEYIDLTPQEFSLLYVLAQAGGVPLSRSELLRRAWPDAIDNPRTIDTHVLSLRKKVEIDPRQPSLIQTVRNVGYRFNLEILKTSIAKPSEVAHNQKLPAEIRSTQQSALSSQL; encoded by the coding sequence GTGAGTTCGGTTTGTATTGAAATTGTTGAGGGAAATCCACATCTGCGATCGCTGCTCAGTTGGCACTTGCAACAGGTAGGCTACCGAGTGTATCAAGCTGCCAGTCTTTATCAAGCGCGAGAAGTATTTTTGACGCGCCAGCCAACACTTGTCATTCTCGATTCTGAACTCGCCGATGGTGATGGAATTGAGTTTTGCCGATGGTTACAGCGACAGCAACAGCCGTTAATTTTGATGCTGTCTGCCCGTAATACGGAAACTGATATTGTCGCTGGTTTAAAGGCAGGGGCAGATGACTACCTAACTAAACCATTTGGGATGCAAGAGTTTTTGGCGCGGGTTGAGGCACTTGTTCGACGTAACCGTACACCAGTCGCACCAGCCTATTTGGATTATGGGAATTTGCACATCGATCTAGTACAGCGCCGTGTCTGTTTTCAAGGCGAATACATCGATTTAACGCCTCAGGAATTCAGTTTGCTGTATGTCTTGGCTCAAGCTGGTGGAGTACCCCTGAGTCGCTCAGAATTGCTGCGCCGCGCTTGGCCTGATGCAATTGACAATCCCCGCACTATCGATACCCACGTCCTGTCTTTACGTAAAAAAGTTGAAATTGACCCGCGACAACCAAGTTTGATTCAAACTGTTCGGAATGTAGGTTATCGGTTTAACCTAGAAATTTTGAAGACTAGTATTGCCAAACCATCGGAGGTTGCCCATAACCAGAAATTACCTGCTGAAATCCGAAGCACTCAGCAATCCGCGCTTAGCAGTCAGCTTTGA
- a CDS encoding 1-acyl-sn-glycerol-3-phosphate acyltransferase produces MLQLDSPSRISLENLTIKKSTISNTKVAPVTSHISSWLTPLAYAVGRLVLPFYFGQIKIIGQENLPTTGPVILAPTHRSRWDPLLVAYATGRLVTSRDLRFMVSVDEVRGIQGWFIRRLGGFPVDTERPAIATLRHGVNILQQREVLVIFPEGGNLHENRMRLNQLQPGLARLALQAESSQPNLDIKIVPISICYSHPAVPWRCQVKICIGSPLQAADYTASSLKQNAKNLTADLETALKELS; encoded by the coding sequence ATGCTTCAGCTTGACTCTCCCTCCCGCATATCCCTAGAAAATTTAACGATTAAAAAATCAACGATTAGTAATACTAAGGTGGCTCCCGTTACCTCGCATATTTCATCTTGGTTAACCCCGCTAGCCTATGCGGTGGGTCGCCTAGTTTTACCTTTTTACTTTGGTCAAATTAAAATAATTGGACAGGAAAATCTTCCTACGACTGGTCCAGTCATCCTCGCTCCTACTCACCGCTCCCGCTGGGATCCATTGCTTGTTGCGTATGCCACAGGTCGTCTCGTTACCAGCAGGGATTTACGATTTATGGTTTCAGTAGATGAAGTCAGAGGGATACAAGGCTGGTTTATTCGCCGTTTAGGAGGGTTTCCGGTTGATACCGAGCGTCCCGCGATCGCGACCCTCCGTCATGGAGTCAATATCCTCCAGCAGAGAGAAGTACTAGTCATTTTTCCAGAAGGCGGCAACCTCCACGAAAATCGGATGCGGCTCAATCAGCTTCAACCTGGTTTAGCTCGCTTGGCACTGCAAGCTGAATCAAGTCAGCCTAATCTGGATATCAAAATTGTACCCATCAGTATTTGCTATAGCCATCCGGCGGTACCCTGGAGATGCCAGGTCAAGATTTGTATTGGTTCTCCTCTGCAAGCAGCAGACTACACCGCAAGTTCGCTCAAACAAAACGCTAAAAATCTGACAGCTGACCTAGAAACAGCACTCAAAGAATTAAGTTAA
- the grxD gene encoding Grx4 family monothiol glutaredoxin has product MTPELQERLDNLVKQHKILVFMKGTKLMPQCGFSNNVVQILNTLGVPFETVDVLEDYEIRQGIKEYSNWPTIPQVYIDGQFVGGSDILIEMYQKGELQQMVEVAIAS; this is encoded by the coding sequence ATGACTCCAGAACTGCAAGAGCGACTTGATAATTTAGTAAAACAACACAAAATTTTGGTTTTCATGAAGGGGACAAAGCTGATGCCCCAATGTGGATTTTCTAACAATGTGGTGCAAATCCTCAATACTTTGGGGGTTCCCTTTGAGACTGTTGATGTTTTGGAAGACTACGAAATTCGTCAGGGAATTAAAGAGTATTCCAACTGGCCAACAATTCCCCAAGTCTATATTGACGGTCAATTTGTTGGCGGCTCAGATATCCTGATTGAAATGTACCAGAAAGGCGAATTGCAACAAATGGTGGAAGTTGCCATAGCTTCGTAA
- a CDS encoding Crp/Fnr family transcriptional regulator, with protein MPASPLSSNWSAERTASSFARRSFLSLRRDSIWQIKTGVVRTLSVLEDGTSITLGLWGPGDVVSRAFSSADPYEIECLTPVEAALLPQSSWHEATGAMICHIQRLGELMEILHCRQAESSLLGLLAWLAKRFGQEVEQGKLIDLRLTHQDIADLLRLTRVTVTRLLKDFEKQGIIQRKERQFIVMHDQLPFWHYEI; from the coding sequence ATGCCTGCCTCCCCCCTTTCATCCAATTGGTCTGCTGAGCGAACGGCATCTTCGTTTGCTCGTCGCTCTTTTTTATCCCTAAGGCGCGATTCCATCTGGCAAATTAAAACGGGTGTGGTTCGTACCCTAAGTGTGCTGGAGGACGGCACCTCCATTACCCTAGGACTGTGGGGACCGGGGGATGTTGTCAGCAGAGCTTTTTCCAGTGCTGACCCGTATGAAATTGAATGTCTCACACCAGTGGAGGCAGCACTACTGCCGCAGAGCAGTTGGCATGAAGCTACTGGGGCGATGATTTGTCATATTCAACGGCTTGGAGAATTAATGGAGATTCTCCATTGTCGACAGGCGGAATCCTCACTCCTAGGACTATTGGCTTGGCTAGCCAAACGGTTTGGTCAAGAAGTAGAGCAAGGAAAACTGATTGATTTACGCTTAACCCATCAGGATATTGCCGACCTCCTGCGTTTAACTCGCGTCACGGTTACACGACTGCTTAAGGATTTTGAAAAGCAGGGAATTATTCAGCGCAAAGAGCGCCAATTTATTGTTATGCATGACCAACTGCCGTTCTGGCATTACGAAATTTAA
- a CDS encoding BolA family transcriptional regulator, translating into MISPQQVEEMIKAQMPDAQVQVQDLTGGGDHYQVMVVSSQFEGKGLVQQHQLVYGSLRQAMSSEAIHALALKTYTPQAWQAARQVV; encoded by the coding sequence ATGATTAGCCCCCAGCAGGTTGAGGAAATGATTAAAGCGCAAATGCCGGACGCTCAGGTTCAGGTACAAGACTTGACTGGCGGCGGCGATCACTATCAAGTGATGGTGGTTTCATCTCAGTTTGAAGGCAAAGGATTGGTGCAACAACACCAATTAGTCTATGGTTCTCTGCGCCAAGCCATGTCTTCAGAAGCAATCCATGCCTTGGCGCTGAAGACTTATACTCCCCAAGCATGGCAGGCAGCTCGCCAAGTTGTTTAA
- the cysH gene encoding phosphoadenosine phosphosulfate reductase, translating into MSQFVASENPIFFDLEELNQRFETAHPRDVLAWCLENIPTGLVQSSAFNVNGMVIMHILYQELRPIQPVPVLFLDTLHHFPETLALVHKAQEVYALNLKVYKVPDVDSREAFAVCYGEALWDRDIDKFHQLTKIEPLERGLKELQAIAWITGRRRNQSSIRATTPIFQFDKKQRLKINPLATWTSEDVWAYVAEHDVIYNPLHDQGYPSIGDEPTTTPVSQGEDERAGRWRGKDRSECGMHVFI; encoded by the coding sequence ATGAGCCAATTTGTCGCATCTGAAAACCCAATTTTCTTTGATTTAGAAGAACTGAATCAGCGATTTGAAACTGCCCATCCCAGAGATGTCCTTGCTTGGTGCCTAGAAAATATTCCAACAGGTCTTGTGCAAAGTAGTGCCTTTAACGTAAATGGCATGGTTATCATGCATATTCTGTATCAAGAGCTTAGACCGATTCAACCAGTCCCTGTTTTATTTTTAGATACGCTACACCATTTCCCTGAAACTTTAGCGTTAGTCCACAAGGCTCAAGAGGTTTATGCCTTGAACTTAAAAGTTTACAAAGTTCCAGATGTAGACTCTCGCGAAGCCTTTGCAGTTTGCTACGGCGAAGCCCTATGGGATAGGGATATTGACAAGTTCCATCAACTGACAAAAATTGAACCGCTAGAACGCGGTCTTAAAGAGTTGCAGGCTATTGCTTGGATCACAGGACGAAGACGGAATCAATCTTCTATCCGGGCTACTACTCCTATTTTTCAGTTTGACAAAAAACAGCGACTTAAGATCAATCCCTTGGCAACTTGGACCAGCGAAGATGTATGGGCTTATGTGGCTGAGCACGACGTGATTTATAATCCACTCCATGACCAGGGCTATCCCAGTATTGGTGATGAACCAACCACTACTCCTGTTAGTCAAGGCGAAGATGAACGCGCGGGTCGTTGGCGGGGTAAGGACAGAAGTGAATGTGGTATGCATGTATTTATATAG
- a CDS encoding arylsulfatase, giving the protein MTNRAPKPRDFVNFLKNSSEQKTEGFASIASRKRKPNIILFLADDLGYGDLGCYGQKSIKTPHLDRVAAEGMRFTDFYSGSTVCAPSRCALMTGYHTGHSRVRGNGIVPLLPEDITVAEVLKAAGYTTAIFGKWGLGEPGTTGVPNQKGFDEWFGYLNQVHAHDYYPDYLWSNQERVSIPPDTYSHDLFTQKALDFIKRKQNQPFFLYVPYTIPHANNELGKEGMQVPNDAPYSHESWPQQQKNYAAMITRLDGDIGKILDLLAELGLEQETIVFFSSDNGPHEEGGATAEFFDSNGPLQGIKRDLYDGGVRVPMIVRWSGKIKPGQVNAQPFALWDFLPTASAIAGVQPPEGIDGISILPALLGKKQKKHELLYWEFHERGFEQAIRMGRWKAVRHGLNQPIELYDLETDISEQCDVAAQYPDVVARIEETLQRVRTDSQDFPIHTALPISHIASAKQKNLTEKLSA; this is encoded by the coding sequence ATGACCAACCGAGCTCCCAAGCCTAGAGATTTTGTCAACTTCCTCAAAAATTCCTCAGAGCAAAAAACAGAAGGGTTTGCCAGCATTGCCTCACGAAAACGCAAACCGAATATCATTTTGTTTTTAGCGGATGATTTGGGCTACGGCGATCTCGGTTGTTATGGGCAGAAATCAATCAAAACTCCCCATCTTGACAGAGTGGCAGCTGAAGGAATGCGCTTTACTGACTTCTACTCAGGCAGTACTGTCTGCGCTCCCTCACGCTGCGCTCTAATGACTGGCTATCACACAGGTCATAGCCGGGTACGCGGAAATGGCATTGTTCCCCTACTTCCTGAAGATATCACCGTCGCAGAGGTGTTGAAAGCAGCCGGGTACACAACAGCAATTTTTGGTAAATGGGGATTGGGTGAACCGGGTACGACCGGAGTGCCGAATCAAAAAGGTTTTGATGAATGGTTCGGCTATTTGAACCAGGTACATGCCCACGATTACTACCCTGACTATCTCTGGAGTAACCAAGAGAGAGTCTCCATTCCCCCAGATACATACTCCCACGACCTGTTTACCCAAAAAGCGCTGGATTTCATCAAGCGTAAACAAAATCAACCCTTTTTCCTCTATGTTCCCTACACTATTCCCCATGCCAACAATGAATTGGGGAAAGAGGGAATGCAAGTACCGAATGATGCCCCATACTCACACGAATCCTGGCCCCAACAGCAAAAAAATTACGCTGCTATGATTACGCGGTTGGATGGTGATATTGGGAAAATACTAGATCTGCTAGCCGAACTGGGTTTAGAGCAGGAGACCATTGTTTTCTTTAGCAGCGATAATGGACCCCATGAAGAAGGAGGTGCCACTGCCGAATTCTTTGACAGTAATGGTCCCCTACAGGGCATCAAGCGCGATCTATATGACGGCGGAGTCCGGGTGCCAATGATCGTCCGTTGGTCTGGAAAAATTAAGCCAGGTCAGGTTAACGCTCAGCCTTTCGCACTTTGGGACTTCCTACCGACTGCAAGCGCAATTGCGGGAGTTCAGCCACCAGAGGGGATTGATGGCATCTCAATCCTCCCAGCCTTGCTAGGCAAAAAGCAAAAAAAACATGAGTTGCTTTATTGGGAATTTCATGAGCGGGGGTTTGAACAGGCGATTCGTATGGGCAGATGGAAGGCGGTGCGTCATGGACTGAATCAGCCGATTGAACTATATGATTTGGAGACCGATATCAGTGAGCAGTGTGATGTGGCTGCACAGTATCCCGATGTCGTTGCCAGAATCGAAGAAACTTTGCAAAGGGTGCGTACCGACTCTCAAGACTTCCCTATTCATACTGCACTTCCCATCTCGCACATTGCCTCAGCCAAGCAGAAAAATTTAACAGAAAAATTATCTGCCTAA
- the cysK gene encoding cysteine synthase A, which produces MRIVHDVTALVGHTPLVQLNHIPQAEGCVARIVVKLEGMNPSASVKDRIGVSMIQAAEADGLIQPGKTVIVEPTSGNTGIALAMVAAAKGYHLILTMPETMSEERQAMLKAYGAQLELTPGTEGMKGAIARAEQIAATTPNAFIPQQFRNPANPQIHRETTAEEIWADTDGEVDFLIAGVGTGGTLTGVAEVIKQRKPSFKAVAVEPISSPVISGGKPGAHKIQGIGAGFIPEVLRKDLIDEVITVLDEEAIYYGRRLASEEGLLSGISSGAALAAAIRVARRSENAGRLIVMVQPSFGERYLSTPLFRDLEQLETPALV; this is translated from the coding sequence ATGCGAATTGTTCATGATGTAACGGCTCTGGTGGGTCATACGCCTCTGGTTCAACTCAATCACATTCCGCAGGCGGAAGGATGTGTAGCGCGGATTGTGGTCAAGTTAGAGGGGATGAACCCGTCGGCTTCTGTGAAAGACCGCATCGGTGTGAGTATGATTCAGGCAGCTGAGGCAGATGGACTAATTCAGCCAGGAAAAACTGTTATAGTCGAACCCACTTCTGGCAACACTGGCATTGCCCTGGCAATGGTAGCAGCGGCTAAGGGCTATCACTTAATTTTGACGATGCCTGAAACAATGAGCGAAGAACGGCAAGCAATGCTGAAAGCCTATGGTGCTCAATTGGAACTAACACCTGGAACAGAGGGGATGAAGGGCGCGATCGCTCGTGCTGAACAAATTGCTGCCACAACTCCTAATGCTTTCATACCGCAACAGTTTCGCAACCCAGCTAATCCTCAAATTCACCGGGAAACGACAGCAGAGGAAATTTGGGCTGATACTGATGGTGAAGTCGATTTCCTGATCGCTGGGGTTGGTACAGGTGGGACGCTTACTGGGGTTGCTGAAGTGATTAAACAGCGCAAGCCTAGCTTTAAGGCAGTTGCTGTAGAACCAATCAGCAGTCCGGTTATTTCTGGAGGTAAGCCAGGAGCGCATAAGATTCAAGGGATTGGTGCTGGCTTTATCCCGGAGGTGCTGCGAAAAGATTTAATCGATGAAGTGATCACTGTCTTGGATGAAGAAGCAATTTACTACGGTCGCCGTCTAGCTAGTGAAGAAGGTTTATTGTCAGGCATTTCTTCGGGAGCTGCATTAGCTGCTGCAATTCGTGTGGCGAGACGCTCGGAGAATGCTGGACGTTTGATTGTGATGGTGCAACCTAGCTTTGGCGAACGTTACCTGAGTACGCCGTTATTTCGAGACTTGGAACAGCTTGAGACTCCAGCTTTGGTGTGA
- a CDS encoding selenium-binding family protein, with protein sequence MSITATSSKKHVCCGPGYASPEAAMKAEREKLLYAIALYTGTGIEAPDYLATVDVDPNSPTYSQVIDRLPMPYIGDELHHFGWNACSSCHGDASKSRRFLVIPGQRSSRIYIVDTKDERSPQLYKVIEPEEIKAKTNLTAPHTVHCLADGQVMISMLGDSEGNAPGGFLLLNDNFEIAGRWERQPTGMNFNYDFWYQPRHNVMVSSEWGAPKTYYPGFDLNDVTAGKYGHHLHFWDWSQHEIIQSFDLGEEGLIPLEVRFHHHPDSTHGFVGAALSSNVWHWHKSNGHWAVEKVIDIPSVEVEGWPIPVPSLITDILLSMDDRYVYFSNWLHGDIRQYDVSDPAHPQLTGQVWCGGLLGKGGEVQSHQLQGGPQMLQLSLDGKRLYVTNSLFSTWDNQFYPELAKNGSYLLQIDCDTEKGGLQISNNFYVDFGKEPAGPSRAHEMRYPGGDCTSDVWI encoded by the coding sequence ATGTCTATAACTGCAACCAGCTCGAAGAAACATGTCTGCTGCGGTCCTGGGTATGCTTCACCGGAAGCCGCGATGAAAGCAGAGCGAGAAAAGTTACTTTACGCGATCGCCCTCTACACAGGTACAGGCATCGAAGCACCAGATTACCTGGCAACCGTAGACGTTGACCCCAATTCCCCCACCTACTCCCAAGTAATTGATCGTTTGCCCATGCCCTATATTGGGGATGAGTTACACCATTTTGGCTGGAACGCTTGCAGTTCTTGCCACGGGGATGCGAGTAAATCTCGGCGGTTCTTGGTGATTCCCGGTCAACGTTCTAGCCGGATTTATATTGTGGATACAAAGGATGAGCGATCGCCTCAACTCTACAAAGTTATTGAGCCGGAAGAAATTAAAGCAAAAACCAACCTTACTGCCCCCCACACTGTACACTGCCTAGCTGATGGTCAGGTGATGATTTCTATGCTGGGCGACAGTGAAGGCAATGCTCCCGGTGGCTTTTTATTGCTGAATGACAATTTTGAGATCGCCGGTCGCTGGGAACGGCAACCAACTGGGATGAACTTTAACTATGACTTCTGGTATCAACCACGGCATAACGTTATGGTCAGTAGTGAGTGGGGTGCACCTAAAACCTACTACCCTGGCTTTGACCTCAACGATGTAACAGCTGGGAAATATGGTCACCATTTACACTTTTGGGATTGGTCCCAGCACGAGATTATCCAAAGTTTTGACCTAGGTGAGGAAGGGTTAATTCCCTTAGAGGTACGTTTCCACCATCACCCCGACAGCACCCATGGATTTGTCGGTGCCGCACTTAGCAGCAATGTTTGGCATTGGCACAAATCCAATGGTCATTGGGCAGTTGAGAAGGTAATTGATATACCATCAGTTGAGGTGGAAGGTTGGCCTATCCCAGTACCATCTTTAATTACTGATATTCTGCTTTCAATGGACGATCGCTATGTCTACTTCTCGAACTGGCTGCATGGCGATATCCGCCAGTATGACGTTAGCGATCCTGCTCATCCTCAACTAACGGGTCAAGTTTGGTGCGGTGGCTTACTCGGTAAGGGTGGTGAAGTTCAAAGTCATCAACTCCAGGGAGGACCACAGATGCTGCAACTGAGTTTAGATGGTAAGCGGCTGTATGTGACAAACTCGCTGTTTAGTACCTGGGATAATCAGTTCTATCCAGAACTAGCTAAGAACGGCTCGTATCTGTTGCAGATTGACTGCGATACAGAGAAGGGAGGTTTGCAGATTAGCAATAATTTCTACGTTGACTTTGGCAAGGAGCCAGCCGGACCATCCCGCGCCCATGAGATGCGTTACCCAGGTGGAGATTGTACCTCTGACGTTTGGATTTAA
- a CDS encoding glycosyltransferase family 4 protein, producing the protein MKRIAFVSTNDMTPWSGSEELWAQTAISMAQQGFTVGVNIKGWKPTPKKIQALERANCCIVRRWYDSNRIKKLALTGLTYKLFYGWLHKFDPDLVVVSQGYNFENIRWMEACLRRNIPYAVIIHAATESAWPTDEVAAKALKVYQAAKQNFFVSQRNLELTVKQLATELDNTKIIRNPYKVPYDASPPWPRDEGVLKLACVGRLDPDSKGQDLLFEIMRAEKWRSRPLEVTLFGDGYSRNFLKRLRDLWKLDNVKFGGFVDNIEAIWASHHALVLPSRYEGLPLAVVEAMLCGRFCIVTDVAGNTELVEDNVNGFVAIAPKAECLDDAMERAWQRRNSWREIGQAASMSVRKVIPRAPIDEFVSELKLLLD; encoded by the coding sequence ATGAAAAGGATTGCTTTTGTTTCTACTAATGATATGACACCCTGGAGCGGTAGCGAGGAACTATGGGCACAAACTGCTATTAGTATGGCTCAGCAAGGTTTTACTGTTGGTGTAAACATCAAAGGTTGGAAACCAACTCCAAAAAAAATTCAGGCACTGGAGCGAGCGAATTGTTGTATTGTCCGCAGATGGTATGACAGCAATCGCATCAAAAAGTTAGCTCTTACAGGTCTTACGTATAAATTATTCTATGGATGGCTGCATAAATTTGATCCGGATTTAGTTGTTGTTTCTCAAGGATATAATTTTGAGAATATACGTTGGATGGAAGCGTGTTTGAGAAGAAATATTCCTTATGCTGTTATTATTCACGCTGCAACAGAAAGTGCATGGCCGACTGATGAGGTAGCTGCAAAAGCATTAAAGGTTTACCAAGCTGCCAAACAAAATTTTTTTGTATCTCAGAGAAATTTGGAACTTACAGTAAAGCAACTGGCAACGGAACTTGATAATACCAAAATTATCAGAAATCCATATAAGGTACCTTATGATGCGTCTCCACCATGGCCTAGAGATGAAGGTGTGCTGAAGTTAGCATGTGTAGGTCGTTTGGATCCAGATAGTAAAGGGCAAGATCTACTGTTCGAGATAATGCGTGCTGAAAAATGGAGAAGTAGACCGCTTGAAGTTACTCTTTTTGGAGATGGTTATAGCCGGAACTTCTTGAAACGCTTAAGAGATTTATGGAAATTAGATAATGTAAAATTCGGTGGTTTTGTGGATAATATTGAAGCTATCTGGGCCAGTCATCATGCCCTAGTTTTGCCTTCTAGGTACGAAGGCTTGCCTCTAGCAGTTGTAGAAGCAATGCTGTGCGGTAGGTTCTGCATTGTTACTGACGTTGCTGGAAATACGGAGTTAGTTGAGGATAATGTTAATGGTTTTGTAGCAATAGCGCCTAAAGCTGAGTGTCTAGATGATGCAATGGAAAGAGCTTGGCAAAGAAGAAATTCATGGCGTGAAATTGGTCAAGCGGCATCTATGAGCGTGCGAAAAGTGATTCCTCGCGCTCCTATAGATGAATTTGTGAGTGAGTTAAAACTATTGCTTGATTAA